The sequence below is a genomic window from Armatimonadota bacterium.
GCCGACGTTCGGGTGAACCGAACGCAGGACGTCATGAGGCTGCTTGAACCCGAAAACGTGCCGTTCTGGTACCCGGCCCGAACTCAAATGAACCCGACCAAAGCCGTCAAAGCCGACGACTCGAACTAGGTTCGAAAAGTGGCGCCCAACCGTGTTCCTTGGGCGCCACTAGACGCTTATCGATATTGGCGAGCCTACCGACGCCACGGCATTGACCGACTTCTTCGACCGAGAATCCTTCGCCGTGACGACCGCCGATTTGACATCCAAACTCCCTTCGATCATCGAAACCGTCACCTTTCCGCCCTTGACCGAAATCGTCCCGAACCCGCTCGCGGCGCTGAAGAACGTCCTCATCGGCTTGCTCGCGTCGATCCGCAATTCGCCCGTCACCGCCGAATACCAGAAGCCGGTCACGGCCTGAAGCAACGCATAGCTCGCCATTGCCCGCGCGTAGTAACTTCCGCATTCGTATTCGTTGAACGGGTTCCGAACGTGCCCGTCATACCGCCCCCTGGCCGCCTCCACGATGTGCATTCCCTCGTCGATCAGCCCTTCGCACAGGCAGTGCGAAGCAACCTGATACTCGATGCCGGTCCAAACCTCGTCCGAATACACGAACGGAAGCGTCGGCTTGCCACCCCGCGGCCACGTGCACAGCAACAACCCGCTCTCGTGCCCAAGAGCATAGCCGGGCCGCTGGAGGCAGGCGTGCTCGAACAGATCCTTCTTGAAGTTGAATCGGAAGATGCTGGAAAGGTGATGACGCACATTCTTCTGACTCAAGGGCGTCTCTACGCCGTACAGCCGAGCCATCCAAGCGCCGATAACCCCGTCTGAAAGGCATCCCGTACCGTACTGGTACTTCGGGCCTTCCTTTTTCAACAACCGATCCACGTCGTCGTCGGTGTCGTTGGGGATCTTTGCAAGTAGTTCGGAAAACGAGCTATCTCGTAAATTCTCCCACTGAACGTGGTGCTCGTAATAATCCCCGTTAAACAAGTTCGAATCGAGGTACTTCGCTCCTTTCTCGGCGATAGCATGGTATTCGGATGACGAACCATCTCCCGCCGCTTCGCCCATCTCCGCCATCGCACAAAGAGCGCCGATATAGATGCTGGAGCACATGCCGTCGGGCCCCCAAAACTCGATGTCATACGTGTTGTGGTGTGGCTCGAAAAGCGCGCCCTGGTGATCCGGGTCCCACGTCTCGATGCAATAGTCAAGGCTCCGCTTCGCCAGCGGATACAGCTTCTTCATCCACTCGGTATCGCCCGAAATATGCCAGTCGCGGTACAGCTTGAGGATGCCGCCCAACTGCCCGTCCGAGGCAGCGTGGAAGTCGTGGCTGGTGGGGTTGTCCGGCAAGGCGCTACGGAAGTTGATGTGCCCCTTTGGGTCCATCGAGCGGATATATTCCTGCTCACGCAGGGTGCGCTCGAGGGCAGGGAAGAGGTGCGGAAACGCCTGTGCGTAGTTCCAAACATGGGTGCAACTGCCATGGCAACAGCCGCTATTGACGAAACATCCCTCCCACGCCCACATATTGCCGCTCGACTGCCGAAGCACTGTCGGCGACTTCACAATGGCAAGATTGGAAGCAATGGCATCGGTGACGATCTTGGGCAGAGTCGAGCCATGGATCGCGTCGGCAAACGCTTCGGTGCGACTCCGTAGGCTCTCCAGGTGGTCCAGCACATAGATGGAAACATCTGCGGCGTCCTTCCACTGCGTCGCGTACCACGGGTGCCACGTCATCTTGACGTTGTTGGCAATCCCCACACTGTACGGTACGTTCGGAAAGTACCAGGTCAACACGACCGAAAAAGTCTGCTTCTCACCTGGCTTAAGTGAAACTGGAACCAGAAGAGAACCGCCATTGCGCCCGCCCTGTCCCTTGTCGCTCGCCGAGCCGTTATTCTCGCGAAAATCGCCCGACGAAACCTCGCGGTGGAGCGCTGAAATCGAATCGAACCAGCCACCCCGGAACCACATACCCTTCAGGCGAACGTCATGGGCCGAAACCGCAACCGCCGCACTGCCGAACGTCTCGTGGTTTGGCTCCTCGGTGTTGTAAAACTCGACGCCTTGATGGTTAGAAAGGAGCCGATTTCGAGTTCCTTCTTCGCCTTTGCTGCCCTGAGCCGGATGCGCCAAATGGTACGAAAACTCAAGCTCGACCGCCGACTTCGATGTGTTCTCGAAGGTGTATGTGAGGATCGCGGCGGGGATTCCCGAGACCTTCTCGTCGTTGGGCACAAATGGGCTCCAGCCTCGAATTTCGACCTTCACCGGAATTTTGGGGTCGGCCAAACGCACGATACCAAACGGATAGTGATTCTCAAATTCGCAAGACTCAAAGCGCGGTATGCCCTCATGTCCACCGCCCCGGTACCCCTGCCCCTGAAGCCCCTGATTGTAAAGCTTTTCTGGCGGAATCGGACCTTCGATGAGACGAGTGACCGACCCGCTCCCCTTTACGTGGAGCATCGCAAAGGCGGCATCGCGGAAGCCGTGACCATCGGCCTGAGCGCTCGTCGCGGGTTTATTGTAAATCGAGAAATCTTGGAGGCCGCCGTACCCGTTGAGGCACACACACCCGGCCCCGATCCCTCCCATCGGCATCGAAATTTGGAGCAACTTTGCTCCCTTGTAAACCATACTCGCTCATATTTACCTGGTCTTGGCCCGGCTGGGCGGATCGGAAGCGTATTTGTTACACTGAATTGGGATGGCGGCACCGACCTGGACAATCAAAACCTTCGGTTCCTTCGAAGTTACATCGAAGGATGCCGTTGCGAAGTTCCGAACCAGGAAAACGGCGGGCCTGGTGGCTCTCCTAGTCATCCGCCCCGGCGAGCAATTGAGCCGTGAGTCTTTGGCCGCCCTTTGCTGGCCCGATTCCGATGCTAGTCGCCAAAGCCTCCGAATGGCGATTTCCGATATCCGCTCCGTCCTGGGCGAGGACGCCGTTCTAGCCGACCGCGACCGTGTCGGGCTGAATGCCGGGCGAGTGTCTGTCGATGTCGCCCTATTCGAGAAGTTGACGCGAGAAAAGCGATTCCGAGAAGCCCTCGATTTGGTGCAGGGTTTGTTCCTCCAAGGTCATGAAGAGGACTGGGTGGTGCCGGAGCGCCTTCGCCTCACCGACATGATCGCGACCGCCGCGGTCTCAATGCTGGCCGACGATCCCGGCGAAGAAAATGCGTCGGTGGCCAAGCGAATTCTGACTGTAGTCGGCTGTCGCGAGGACATTCATGTCGCGCTCATGCAGGCCTATGTTCGCCGAGGTCAAACCAGCCTCGCCATCGCCCAGTTCGAGGAGTTGGAGCGTCAGCTCAACGAGTTATGGGGCGAGCCGCCATCGCAAGCCGCCGTCGACGTTCTCGAATCCGCACCGCAACCACGAGCCGCCAGCATCAGCCGTCCCTCGTGGCGACACCAACTCGTGGGTCGAGAAGGGTTGATCGACGATGTGATCGTCACATTAAAGCAGGCTAACCTGGTGACGCTGATCGGCCCTGGAGGCTCGGGCAAAACGTCGCTCGCCCGAGCGGTCATGAACGAGGTCGAGGGGACCACGTGGTTTGTTGACCTGACTCCCGAAACCACCGCAACCGGAGCCGCCCGTGCCATTCAGACCGCCCTCGGCCTGCCTCACGCCGAGCAGAGCGAGGCCGTTCCCGCCATAGGTCGGTTCCTCCGGTCGCACCTGGGTCTGATGGTGCTTGATAACTTCGAGCAGTTGGCCGCCGTCGCAACCCCGATGGTCGAGGCCCTTGCCAAAGACGGTCAAATTCTCGTAACGAGCCGCGTCGAACTAGGGCTCCGAGGCGAAATTCTCAAGCGCGTTGGACCGCTGGACCTGCCGAAGATGGGAGCGAGCTTGGAGGAAGTTCGCCTTTCGCCTGCCGTTTCCGTGTTCGAGCACCGAGCCCGAGCCGCCAACGATTCATTCACCGTTACCGGCGACAATGCACCATCCGTGGTCGAACTTTGCCGCCGCCTCGACGGCCTACCGCTGGCCATCGAGCTTGCCGCCGCGCGGGTCGTGGTTCATTCGCCCGCTCAGATTCTCGCCAGCATTCAGCGTTCGATGAGTGCGATTGATTCCCGCCAAACTAACGGAGTAGATCGCCACAGTAGTCTGGATCGAACCATCGCTTGGAGCTTTGACCTGCTCGACGACGATTCCAAGCGAGCCGCCCTCGCCTCCAGCCTCTTCGCCGGGCTGTTCACCGAGATCGACGTCGCAACCCTCCTGCCCAACACCAATCTTACGAAAGCTCTCGAAACGCTGGTACGATCATCGGTCATCAATGCCGACACGTCGTCGGACGTCGCCCGCTACTCGATGCTTGAGACAATTCGTACCTGCATTCCGAACCTGGTCGAGAATCGAAACGAGTTCCAACCCCGTTTCCTCGTATGCATGGCGCACAAGGCAAGGGAAGTGGAAGAAGGCGATTTGCGCTATGAGGAGCGACTGCGGCGACACCAGAGCCAACTCGCCAATTACTTCGCCGCCCTCGACTTCTTCGTCGAGTCGCGAGCCTCGATCCCAATCGGAATCCGCTTGGCCCTCGACCTCATGCCTGCCGCCGCCGTCTACTCTCTTGGCGACCGACTCGGCGCGGTCTTGACCGCTATCCTGACGTGGCCAAACGACGAAATCGACCCGGCGCTTCGAGCCCAAGTCGTGATGGCTTCGCTGAACCTGTCGGCAAATACCGACGACCTCGATCAGTCCATCGCCCTCACCCAAGCGCAACTTCCCAAGGTCGCCGGAAACCTAAAACTCGAAACTCAGGCCAAGTTGCAATTAGCTTCTCTATACAAGTCGCGCGGTCGTTATAAGGAGGCCATGACGAACTTAGAGTGGTCGATCGGCCACTTCGATGACCTTTCCCACCACGAACGCGCCCGAGCCTTTTATCTCGCCGGCCTCACCGCCTGTTGCATGGGCGAGCACGTCCGCTCGCTCGACTATCATCTGGAAGCCCTCAAGCACGCGCGTAAGGGTGGCGACCGCGCTCAACTCATCCGAATCCTGTTCGATGTCGGCTCCGAATTGGCCCACCAGGGGCGGTCCGAAGAGTCCCTCGAACTCTTCGACGAAGCCGTGGAGCATTGCGAAATCCTCGATAGCAGCAAGCTCGAAGGACTGACCCGTTGGCAACAAGGCGACGCCCTCCTCTACATGAACCGCCCCGAGGACGCGGTGCCGATCCTCCAGAGGAGCATCGAACTCGTCATGGAGGTGGGATTCAAAGCCGCCCTCAAATGGATCTTCCTCAAAATGGGCGAAGCCCTCGCCAAGTGCGGTCAACCCGTAACCGCAGTTCGGCTGTTTGGCAAAGCTGTGGAAACACGCAACGCCGAATCACGCCCGCTGGCCGTGTACGAACAAAACGACCTCGACAAAACCATGGAGATCGTCCGGGGCCAACTTTCCCAAAACGCCATCGACCGCCACTGGTCTGAAGGGGCCCAAACCAGTTGGGAAGAATTGATCGAAGAAGCGTTGTCGGCGGGAGTGCCGACGGCATCGCCGATGTGATAGATTTACCGAATGTCATCCTTCAATGGCCTAGGTTTGCACCTCGGCAACCTCTCACGGCTCTCCGACGCGAAGACGCGCTCGATCAGCCCAGAAAATTTCACCGGCGAAAAAGGGAAGGGAGGGATGTCTACCGACGGCCCGGCCAAGAACTGTGCCAGAGACCTTGGCGTAGGATGGAAACTTTCGCCATTGGTGAGAATCCCCGGCGGGGAAGAGCACGTGGTGGCCGACATTGAGGGTCCCGGTGCCATTCAGCAGATCTGGCTAACCCCAACCGGCAATTGGCGTTACACCATTCTCCGCATCTATTGGGATGACCAGGAGCACCCATCCGTCGAATGCCCGATCGGCGACTTCTTCGCCTGCGGATGGGGCAAATATGCCCAAGTCTCCTCGCTCGCCGTATGCGTCAACCCCGGAAGCGCCTTCAACTGCTACTGGGAGATGCCGTTCCGCAAGCGATGCCGTATCACGGTCACCAACATTGACAGCGAGCAGATGGTGCTGTACTACCAGGTCAACTACACTCTCACCGAAGTGCCCGAGGACTGCGCCTACTTCCACGCCCAGTTCCGCCGCACCAACCCCCTGCCGTACAAGGAGGTCTACACCATTCTCGATGGCGTGCAGGGCAAGGGCCACTACGTCGGGACCTACATGGCGTGGGGCGTCAACAACAACGGTTGGTGGGGCGAAGGCGAAATCAAGTTCTTCATGGATGGCGACGGCGAATTCCCAACCATCTGCGGCACCGGCACCGAGGACTATTTCTGCGGCTCATACAACTTCGATGTCGGCAAGGAAAACGGCGGCTACCGCGAGTTCACTACTCCTTACGCCGGTCTGCCCCAGGTCCTACGGCCCGATGGGCTGTACCAAGCCAACACCCGTTTCGGCCTCTATCGCTGGCACATCATGGATCCCGTTCGGTTCGAGGAGGACCTTCGAGTGACCATCCAAGCTCTCGGCTGGCGAAGCGGGCATCGGTACCTACCGCTCCAGGACGACATCGCGAGCGTCGCGTTCTGGTATCAGACCCTGCCTACCGCCCCATTCCCCAAGCTCCCCGACAAGGATTATTTGGAGATCATCTAGGGTTTCGCCGCCGAAAATCGGATAAAGTCTGGCAATGATTTTTGCATTGACCGGATTGGTCACGCCTGCACCGAAGTTCGAACTCACCATCGAGTCGATCATGCGCGGTTACGCGCTGGTCGGCCACTCGCCGCGCCGCCTGCGATGGTCCGAGGATGGAACCAAGGTCGGCTTTTCGTGGGCGAAGGCCGATGGAACCCAAAACGAGGCGTACAAGAATTACACGGTCGATGCCGACGGATCAAATCTGAAGGAGGATTCGCTGCCGAGGACCGAGCGCAAGCCGTGGGAAGGCGGGAGCAAGCTTGGGTTCGAGGTTGCCTATGAGAAGCTGGGCGACATCTACATCCACAACCTCAACGACGGGTCGGACAAGAATCTGACCGACTCGAAGGAGAGCGAATCTAGCCCGGTCTACGCCCGCGATGGGCAGTCGATCGTCTTCCGCAAGGGCCCAAACTGGTACCGACTCTCGCTGGTCGATAAGAAGACGACCCAACTCACCCAGCCAAAGTCGGACACGAACTCGACCGACGTTCCCGTCACCATCGACCCGCCAAAGGACTTCATGGCCGGTGGCTCGACGGTGTCGCCATCGGGCACCCACGTAGCCGTGTCGCTCTTCGAGCGAGGCGCAGCCGACCAGCCTGCCCAGGTCGCGAGCTTCATCAACTCCAGCTCCTATGTCGAACTAGTCCAAACCTATCCACGCGTCGGCGGGCCGCAGTCACACAGCCAAGTGCGAATCTACAACCTTGCCAACGGCAAATCGTTCGACATCAGCACTCCTCGACCCGGCACGGTTCGGCAGATTCAGTGGTCGCCAGACGGCAAGTACGGCGTGGCGTGGGGCTTCGCCGAAGACCACAAGGACGCGTGGCTGTTCGAGTTCGATACAACCTCCGAGAAAGTCGCGACGATGTACGACGAGCACGATAACGCCTGGGTAGGCGGCGCGTTCGACGGATCGCTCGGCTGGCTCCCAAATAGCTCCAAGTTCTATTTTCTCTCCGAAAATTCCGGCTATGCCAACCTGATGACGATGCGCCCGACCGACGAAAAGGCGACCGACATCACCGATGGGCAGTTCGAAGTTTCGAACGTGCAGATGGACGAGGACCGCGGCCGGTTCGTGTTCGTCTCTAGCGAAGGCAGTCCCTTCGATCGGCACATCGACGCCGTCTCGTTCGATGGTGGTGCCCGCCGCAAGCTCGCCGACTACTCGGCTGGCGACGACTCCGAGTTCGCCATCTCTCCCGACGGAACCAAGATCGCGGTGGTGAAATCCAAGTCCGACCATCCCGCCGAACTATTCCTGAACGGCAAGCAGATCACCGAAACGCCGAGCGCCGAATGGCTCTCGGGCCCGTGGATCGATCCGCCCATCGTCATGGTTCCCGCCCGCGACGGCGTAAAGGTTCCCGCCAAGCTGTACAAGTCGAAGGACTGGCGCAAAGGCGGTCCCGCGGTCGTCTTCGTCCATGGCGCCGGCTATCTGCAAAACGTGTTCAACGGTTGGAGCTACTACTACCGCGAATACATGTTCCACCACCTGCTGATGGACCACGGTTACGCCGTTCTCGACATCGACTATCGCGCCTCCGCTGGTTACGGTAAGGCGTGGCGAACCGCAATCTACCGCCACATGGGCGGCACCGACCTGAACGACGTGGTGGATGGCGCAAAGTACATGGTGGACGAACTCGGCGCTGCGCCCGACCGACTGGGCGTTTACGGTGGAAGCTACGGCGGCTTCATCACCCTCATGGCGATGTTCACTTCACCCGACACTTTCAAGTCCGGCGCGGCCCTGCGCCCCGTCGGCGACTGGGCCAACTACCACCATGGCTACACTTCTCCGATCCTCAACACGCCCCAAGAGGACCCCGAAGCCTACAAGGTCAGCTCGCCGATCAACTTCGTCGACGGCCTGAAAGGGAACCTACTGATCTGCCACGGCATGGTGGACACCAACGTGCAGTTCCAAGACTCCGTCCGTGTCGTCGAGAAGCTGATCGAGCTTGGCAAAAAGAATTGGTCGGTCGCCCCGTATCCGGTCGAAAACCATGCCTTCACCAAACCCGAAAGCTGGACTGACGAATACAACCGCATCTTCGATCTCTTCGAACGAACGATTGGCACGAAGCGCAAAGACTAGCGCTTCGCCATCGCGTCGAGCTCGGACGGCTTGAAGCGAAACGACAAGATGTATGGCTCCTGGCCCTCGGTCCAGTGGCCGTACGTCGTGGCCACCACCGTGCCATCCGGCAGGACCTCGACACCGGGATACCCGCAGTCCCAACTGCTCAAATTGTCCTTCAGGCGTACCCGGTATTGACCGTCGTGACCATTCACCAAGTCGTCCCAGGTGCCGACCCACGCAACAAAGGCGCCCTTCCACGGACCCTCTGGCGGCATGTCTCGGAAGCACACCACCAACCGGCCGTCCTTTGTGTAGCGCGCCGTGTGCCGATCGCCCGTGAGCGTCAGCGGAAGCGCGCGAGGAAGCGACCACGTCTTGCCCTCATCGTGCGAGAAGATGATCTGCGAATGGTACTTTCGGGCGTTCTTCCGGAGCAGAACCGCCAGAGTCTTACCATCCGGCGATCGAACCAAGCCCGGTTCGCAAAGGAGCATGTCGTTCGAAGCGTACACGGATTGCGGATAGTCCCAATGCAGGCCGCCATCGTGCGACAGCGTTTTGTACAGCGTAAACCGACCCGTGGTCTGAGCCGTTTTCTGGAAGAATCGACCGTCGTCGTGAAACATCGCCATATAGTCGCCGTTCCGAAGCCGCTCGACAAAGCCCATGACCACGATGCCGCCCCACTCGCCAACGGGCTCCAACTCGGACCACGTCCGTCCGTCATCCTCGCTATGCGCCAGCCGAGCCGGGTACAAACCCGACCACAGAATCAAATGCTTCTTCTTCGTCCTGAGATCGATGGTCCGGTGGATCGTCGGCGTCTCCAGGCTGGTCTCCCACGACTTCGGCGTGGGCAGTCGTTCACTCCAGGTCTTGCCTCCGTCTTCGCTTCGTTTAAGTTGAACCGCGCCCTTCCCGTGACCCTTTGGGTACACGCAGAGGATCGTCTTACCGTCCTCAAGCAGGACTGTGGAGACATGCCCGAGGTACTGACCTGCCTGCCGATCGACCACGACCTGGCGGGCGGTATCGCCGTCCAAGTCGATTTCCTGAATGGGCTTTTGCAGGGTGGACATGAGAAGACCGAGGATCACGGGCCGATTTTACCAATCCCGTAGCGAAGAACAATATTATCCGGGTAATATTAATTCACCATGACGAACTTCAATCCAAGGCTGGATCGATACACGGCTTTCGAAGGTACGAACATCATCGCCGAGGGAACTCGGCGCGAAGTGCACGAGATGTTGCGCCTGGAAGGCAAAGACAGCGCGATCATCTTCGAAGACTGGACGGGCAAACAGATCGACTTTGACCTCGCCCAACCTTACCAAGACGCGCAAGACGAAATTAAGCCAGTCGGTCCCGGTCGGCCCAAGCTCGGCGTTAAAGCCCGCGAAGTGACGCTTCTCCCCCGCCATTGGGATTGGCTCGACGGCCAGCGTGGCGGAGCTTCTGCCCATCTGAGGCAACTGGTCGAAAAGGCGATGAAGCAGAACCCCGGACGCGAACGCGTGAAGCAGTCTCAAGACGCCTGCTGCCGATTCCTCTCCGCAGTGGCGGGCAACCTGCCCAACTTCGAAGAAGCGACTCGCGCCCTATACCGAAAGGATCGCGACAAGTTCTCTGAAGAGATGGGCGAATGGCCCGAGAGCGTGCGCGGATACGCGATGTTCTTGGCCCACGACTCGTTTTTGGAGCCAGAACCGGCGTAGGCATTGGGTAGCCTGCCCCTTATGGGACGGGTACCTACTTTTCTAATCATTTCGGCTCTATCCATCTCGTTTGCATTCGCCCAAAGTGAGCAAGGCCCAGGTCAGCGAGGACCGGGCCAGGGGCGGTTCCAGCGCAACCAGCAGGAACCGCCTGCCCAAAGCTCTGGCGAGCAGACCAAGAATGCCTCGATCGAGATTCCCACTTCGGTGACGCACCACACCATCAGCCTGCCGAGCGGAAGTCTGAAGTACACCGCGACGGCGGCACAGATTCCGCTTCGAAACGACAGCGGGGAAGTCGAGTGCCGAATGTTCTACGTGGCCTACACCAAGGACGATGAGGACATCTCCAAGCGGCCCGTCACGTTTGCCTTCAACGGCGGACCCGGAAGCGCGACGATGTGGCTCCATATGGGCGCCCTCGGACCCAAGCGCGCTCCCATGCCCGACGATGGCTCGCTTCCCGCCGCTCCCTACACAGCCGTCGACAATCCCGACACATGGCTGGACTTCACCGACGTCGTCGTCATCGACGCCCCCGGCACCGGCTACAGCCGCCTGGCAAACCAATCGTTGGCCTCCAAATACTACGGCGTGCGCCAGGACATCCAAGCCTTCACCGAGTTCGTGCGCGGCTGGCTGAAGGAGCATCACCGATGGACTTCGCCGCTCTTCATCGCCGGCGAGAGTTACGGCGGTATCCGCGGCTCCGGCCTCAGCGCCAGCTTGGTCAATGCCGGAATCGGCGTCAATGGCTTCATCAGCATCTCCGGCACCAGCAGCTACATGACCATCCGCGGCATGCGCGGCAATGACTCGCCCTACATCGGCTTCTTCCCCTCGATGGCGGCGTGCGCCTGGTACCACCACAAGCTCGCCCCGCGATTCAAGACTGTCGATCAGGTCGTGAAAGAAGCACAGCAGTTCGTGGATACCGAGTACGTTTCGGCCCTCGAGCGCGGCGACAGCCTTTCCGACCAGGAGAAGGACCACATCGCGACCAAGATGTCCGAATTCCTCGGCATCAGCAAGGAGTACTGCCTTGGCGCGAATCTTTCCGTTAACGTCGGCGCGTTCTTCAAGGAGCTTCTTCGCAAGGAAGGCTTGATGATCGGCCGCTACGATGGCCGCCTCACCGGACGCGAGGAGACGAAGGTCGGCGACCGTGGTCTGGGCGACCCAAGCGACGACGCCACGACTCCACCGTTCACCAGCACAATCAACGACTATCTCGACCGAGAGTTGGGTATCAAGACCGACCTCACGTACCTCAACTCGGGCCGAGTCCGGCCCTGGTCGGAGGACGAAGGTGTGTACTCCGAGACCGCCACCGACCTGAGCCACCTCCTTCTTCGCGATCCGCACTTCCACGTGATGTATTGTTGCGGTTACTACGACCTCGCCTGCCCGCTCAACGCGACGGTGTATACGGTCAACCACATGGGCTTAGACAAAGAGACGCGCAAGCAGATCTCGTTCCAGTTCTATCCCGCCGGCCACATGATGTACATCGAAAAGTCCTCGCGGCAGAAGCTCCACGACGACGCCAAGGCCTTCGAGAAGATGGTCCTATCCGGCGGCTAGTGACGACCAACCCCTCTTTGGCCGACCGCCGAAGAGGGGTATTCTAGTACTATGGTCGGCTCCCCAGCAGACGACTCGTTACAGTCGCGGGTGATCGTTCACTCGTGACGTTCCTCACCTTTTCCCTGATCGTTTTCGTCATCGCCTTGCTCGCTGGGTTTCTCGGCTCGCTGACCGGCTTGGGCGGTGGAATCGTGGTCACGCCCGCGCTCACGCTGTTCCTCGGCGTCGACATCCGGTACGCCATCGGCGCGAGCCTGATCTCCGTCATCGCCACCTCGTCTGGCGCGGCGGCTGCCTATGTGCGCGATGGCCTCTCGAACATTCGCGTTGGAATGTTCCTGGAGGTCGCCACCACCATTGGGGCGCTCCTCGGTGCCTTTCTCGGCGGCATTTTGCCCACCACCGCCCTCAGCATCATTTTCGGCGTCATTTTGCTCCAAGCCGCCTGGCAGACTAGCCGTCCCAAGCATGAGGAAACCGGTGACTCACCGCCCGATCCGCTTTGCCAAAAGCTGGAGCTTTCCGGGACCTACCAAACGGCCGCCGGACCCGTCGCCTACGACGCCCACGGCGTCAAACAGGGCTTCGCCGTCATGTTCGGTGCGGGCACGATCTCCGGTCTGCTCGGTATCGGTTCGGGTTCGCTAAAGGTTATCGCCATGGACCACTTCATGCGCCTCCCGTTCAAAGTTTCGACCGCAACGAGCAACTTTATGATCGGCGTCACTGCTGCTGCCAGCGCGGGAATCTACCTCAGCAAGGGC
It includes:
- a CDS encoding peptidase S10, which encodes MGRVPTFLIISALSISFAFAQSEQGPGQRGPGQGRFQRNQQEPPAQSSGEQTKNASIEIPTSVTHHTISLPSGSLKYTATAAQIPLRNDSGEVECRMFYVAYTKDDEDISKRPVTFAFNGGPGSATMWLHMGALGPKRAPMPDDGSLPAAPYTAVDNPDTWLDFTDVVVIDAPGTGYSRLANQSLASKYYGVRQDIQAFTEFVRGWLKEHHRWTSPLFIAGESYGGIRGSGLSASLVNAGIGVNGFISISGTSSYMTIRGMRGNDSPYIGFFPSMAACAWYHHKLAPRFKTVDQVVKEAQQFVDTEYVSALERGDSLSDQEKDHIATKMSEFLGISKEYCLGANLSVNVGAFFKELLRKEGLMIGRYDGRLTGREETKVGDRGLGDPSDDATTPPFTSTINDYLDRELGIKTDLTYLNSGRVRPWSEDEGVYSETATDLSHLLLRDPHFHVMYCCGYYDLACPLNATVYTVNHMGLDKETRKQISFQFYPAGHMMYIEKSSRQKLHDDAKAFEKMVLSGG
- a CDS encoding TSUP family transporter; the protein is MTFLTFSLIVFVIALLAGFLGSLTGLGGGIVVTPALTLFLGVDIRYAIGASLISVIATSSGAAAAYVRDGLSNIRVGMFLEVATTIGALLGAFLGGILPTTALSIIFGVILLQAAWQTSRPKHEETGDSPPDPLCQKLELSGTYQTAAGPVAYDAHGVKQGFAVMFGAGTISGLLGIGSGSLKVIAMDHFMRLPFKVSTATSNFMIGVTAAASAGIYLSKGFVRPEIVMPVMAGVLAGSTVGAKILPHAPVKTLRTVFSVVVVIIAIQMIIKGSGGGI